One Uloborus diversus isolate 005 chromosome 7, Udiv.v.3.1, whole genome shotgun sequence genomic window, ttttgataaatattgctcaatttgtgctctgcattttgaaaaacattttattgaaacgcattttaagttcaacaaattcaacaaataatcaagccagctaTTTGCCatttgcagttatttgcaaaattagtatgtagttatatatgtgatcggagcaagtggccctattttttttttttttaatgtaaggaaagtccttgaaaattgcagttttattttgaaactagcggtacccgcacgactttgctcggaggagaaaattaaaaggtcatttgattagtctaaatatttacaaataatggatgatgaatttctcgccaattggctatgttcattcgctcttcccatgttacgattctacgtcatgataatttcgtaatttactagtacatattatgataattttgcttcggaaactgttcttaaaattgaaataaaaaaagaacaaaatcgaattttcgaaaaatcgcttcgaggtgcacaccaccatgctacaaactaactttgtactaaatttcatgaaaatcggctgaacggtataggcgctgtgcgcgtcacagagatcatgacagaaatccggacagaaatccagacagagagactttcagctttattattggtagagaaataagagacgcgcagttattgaatacttaggggccattcattaattacgtaaggctgattttggcaatttttgacctccctccccctatgtaaggatacgtaagatttttcaccccccccccctattcttacgtaagattccatttcgtttttcaaaatgataaaataacaaatcttggaatcgttattaaatttacaatattaaattaaaccttttgcgtaaaaaaatagttactgaaaagttaaaatctaaactgaatgttttttcgacattttttttctttttttgatgtaatattaattacaaataaaacatgccatacacaatgcgactcttttattatattttacactataaattttttttgtaaaacaaataaaacaacatcttatcctaacacttTTCTTAcattccagacgcaaatggaacataatctctgccaaatcacttgaccgtgcaatttctaatgtgaaatacctacttggaaaatattacgtaagaatgagtttgacacccccccccccaagttagGGTACGTTTTCGTTtagttttagggtttttttttcttttttttaaaaataatttagtttgtcattcatacatttttcatGATTTATTTTGTACGTATTGCTCTTCAATGTTCCagtattttgcaaaattaaaattcttattcGTGTTAGCCATAGTTTTCGTTTAGTTTTaaggttttttctttaaaaaaaaattttagtttttcattcatacatttttcatggTTAATTTTGTATGTATTGCTCTTCAATGTTCCagtattttgcaaaattaaaatccttaTTCGTGTTAACTATAGTTTTCGTTtagtttcaggatttttttaaatttaaataatttagtttgtcattcatacatttttcatggTTAATTTTGTATGTATTGCTCTTCAATGTTCCagtattttgcaaaattaaaatccttaTTCGTGTTAACTATAGTTTTCGTTtagtttcaggattttttttaatttaaataatttagtttgtcattcatacatttttcatggTTAATTTTGTATGTATTGCTCTTCAATGTTCCagtattttgcaaaattaaaatccttaTTCGTGTTAACTATAGTTTTCGTTTAgtttctggatttttttaaatttaaataatttagtttgcCATTCATACATTTTTCATGATTAATTTTGTATGTATTGCTTTTCAATACTCCagtattttgcaaaattaaaatccttaTTCGTGTTAACTTGTAACagaatttatatttctaattttattaagGTGCGTTTAAAGAAATACAAGCTCTCTCATTCAGAATATAATGcgtttgaatatattttttgggAGAGCATCACACtgaactgattttcttttcttcttcttttgtagACGACAGTGATCCTATGTTCCATGAAGGTATGTAAAGAGTTTTTATCACGACAAAAACTTCAATTGTTTCATAACATTATAcattaaataaatgaagaaaactaAAAGAGAAAATTAGTGTCGTTTTGGTGAATTAATTGAAGCTGGAGTAGATTTAGTAATTTTTAAGTGATTTGAAATTTGTTGTTTCTTAATGTTATATAAATGCGCTGATTATCGAAACTAATTAAAAGAACTGGCCAATTGTCCAAAATTGTTTAGAATGAATCACTTAATAAagaatagatttttttataattaagtagTTTAAAAGTTGCTGTACCTGAGTGAAATAAAAGGGTCGATTATCCGAAATAGAACTAAAAGATGTTTTCAATCCGAGGTCGTTTAGGGGAAATCAGTGAAAGCTAGAACGGTTTTATTGATATACAAGTGGTTATAAAGTTTCTGGacctaaattttaaactaaaaatttccgATTATACGTACTCCAATTAACCGAGATATCCAATTATCTGAACACACTACTCCTCAAATTTTCTGACTGTTGAGAATAGGAGATGAATCGACTCGCAAAATCGATATCATTCTCTCAATGTGTGAGAGAATACAAACTTGGAGAAAACTTTATAATCAAAATCAACAAGCGCATACTGTTTATTTTAAACGTACCAATttacacttatatatatatatatatatatatatatatatatatatatatatatatatatataatttatttcgAGGCTTCTTAGATTTAGTGCTCataacgtaaataaagcaaaagtcctggaaaggaaataaataaacgtATGATTATCAACTAAGTGCGGTTAAATATCAAGTGATATTTATTGagaaaaatagtgaatttaattctaaaaagagaaacattttatcagaaatttcaaacgaaattttgttctacatgaaatacaccgccagctcagtcaattccagccgaggactgcagtttcgtgcttattagcactcatcagctcggcatagaagtgactgagctggaggtggaaaacctcttaaggacgccaagagtgccaaacaaactggtagctaatacaggattaACACAGAccggacgagtgaccgaaacaatgtttcggttcaactcgaatattaaaggcaaggcaggtataagTTTTGTTCTATTGTTCATGTCAAATTTTCATCGCATTTGTTGCATACAGATTTCAgttttttgcgtttttagttTAATGAATATGGCCAGAATATtacaaagtaattttttgaattttttgtttcagGCGTCCCtctaggtgatattttgattccAAAAGGAGAAGAGGAACTGGAGGAGGGAGATGAAGAAGATGAATCAGTACGTACACACCAGAAAAAGAGAGCTTCTTTTACAATTATTTGCTAATCTACATGCATTTCATACTTTACTCTGTGACTTGATGATTCACTAAATGctctttttaatgattttttccttcttttttacttccttttacaaaaaaggaagtattgttttcgggaaaaaaatttcactcaaaaaccttccttaatttccatttttctcatcctcgaatgaatgttgagttttttcttcaacccgacaacacgtggatatatgcttaggaacgtacagatacccgaaacatccattttgacgacccccgaggtaattacaacgaattttctcgtgacatccgtatgtacgtatgtatgtgcgtatgtgtatgtgtgcatgtatgtcgcataactcaaaaagggtatgtccaagaaagttgaaatttggtagtttgactcctagtggggtctagttgtgcactttcccttttggttacattcggatgttcctaaaggggtcttttgcccctttttggggggaaatcattgttaatttcgatgtaaactcaagtggtattataatttgtcggacacttggcgatatattgcctgtcacttggtcgccaagtttagtcgtcaacttggcgacaaatttggcgatttttttttttatttttattatttttttaattttggtttcaatttggccactgttggtgatgtttagggagtaaactattgaatcacattaaaattgctaataatggggaattgacattaaattggagtcatgtgatgcacacatcagctcgtttctttttgtATAAGTTTCGTAAATGTCTTTTAACACATGTTTGCTCCGATAATAAAATTTTCGCTGACTGATTTCCAGTTTTATTAGCCATTTATTATGTTTAAAGTATACTTTTCTTTTGCAGTGAATAGCGTTTAAATGGTTAGATAAATATGaaggaaataaataataacattacCGAGCTCCATGGAAGTTCGAAAGAACTGTATTTGGGATTCCTATTTGTGTTACattgttattaaattattttgtcatGATTATTAAGTTGACAAATATATTCTTAAGACtgatcataattattatttttactgaaaaaatatatctttgaaaTTATCATTAAAGAAGCTTTTAGAAATGATGTTTctgtatattttttgaaaaatttatttatacatataaaaaaatccaatgagatgcaaatttaaaattttaagtcataaaattgcttttctttactgtccaaccacggattgtatggaatttccAAACgaccagataagacgaatctatttgaatgagggggaaaactaaaaatttgatgccggtattcgatcatttgaacgagactctgcttctgcaaaagctggcatcgctaaaaaaataattgattcgtccgtttccggctgtaaaacggatgtttgtctttccatacaatccgtggtcagacagtacacgTTGGTgggaaattttaatattattttttccattcttttATTAAAGCCTTGTTGAAtttgcgtcacttgacataactctttattttcaattgaaaaccGTGCAACGCCAGGCAGCTAGTATATAATGTAGATTACtgaatataaatgcattttaccACACCACACCTAATTACATTCTGAATCTACCCTCACACCCTAAATCCATCATCAATAGAAGAAAAAGTAcaaaacaattgcttttttttgctGTGCACTTTATCAGAGATAAAACTGTTTTACAGACCATTAACGCTTCGAAATTTCTTTCAGGAACGAGCCGTTTTGAACTTCAGGAAGTACGGAGGCAACAAATGGCCTAATGGTGTCGTCCCCTTTGCCATAGCTAATAACCACTACAGTGagtattttatgtatatattacccttaaagtatgaaatccgttattttatagaatacctagttatttcatggaataactgatcgtatccgttaaagtgtaaaatattctttatcatatatcttgcacgacaaatacatttaccttccacccctagTGCATTTACGAACTATTCCAGGCCATAGGGAGAGAACTTGTTTGGCGTGTTTCCGCTAgtttttgttgagaaataatgttctttgtaattccaagtgtcattttagtaatccttgttgtaacaaatgattttatggtacgtttccataaataccatttatacgctgcataaattagacaaattccttctttttcactttaatggtcaattattagtttatttatagaatatatagttatttcattttagataaattgtttattttacactttaactgtttCTCATCAGTTAATTTATAGAATCCTGggtatttcatagaataactagttaaagtgtcaaattaataacatattacacactttaacggacacgatcagttatttcatggaataaataGGTatatattctataaaataactgcattatatattttaacggtaacatatacaaGATATTTGTTATCGCAGAAGATCAGAACTGCTTTTATCACGTACCCATTCTAAGCACACATTTCACTTTATTACACAAAAATCTCAAACATgtgaattttgaataaaatctaACAGTTATTTCTCGTGCAATAcctaaataactattttttttaccttaCTTACGCGGCTCTAACATCTTTAGTAGCATATCTTCACACCATCGGTTTCGCTTGTCTACTGTAACGTATCCTgactaaggaaaaaaaacaaaaaacaaacaaacaaaaaatcgtAACAGCAGGtgagtgtggggcaaagtgaggTAGCGGGacgaagtgaaatggtgaaatatttggtTAAATACTCTATGTTTAGCGCCGCCTATCAGGTACTAATACTTTACCAcatgtagtttattccagtcaggaaaaagttatctctaaaaatcaaaataccaATCCCATTATCAATccgaaaagaaaagtaaatgaaaaagtccagtaaacttaaaatttaaaaaaaaatgctgcatttttctttatttttgcctCCTAATGCTTTTTTGCCATGCCTGCTCTTTTCCATCTTAGAGATAAACAGTAATATCTGAGAAACAAGGGGGTGTCCcaacgatgaaaaatatttttgaatctaCTGTCTTCTTAAAATCCTGATAACAGGTTCGCCTATGTCATACATTAGAACCGCAAATCAATAAAAATTCATATTAGATATGGAGAGATATCTTGACTTTGTATTTTTAGTAGCGTCATAAAACGGATCAGTTCATCAACTactaaatatactaaaaaaaattatgcgaCAAACCCTCATTAATCCGGACCCTATTAAACCGGATTTCGTTTAATCCGGACAGTAACTTAGATGTACATGCTATTAAATAAAAGGCAAGTTTTGCACTAATGTATTTTGTAGAGgccgtattttttatttttgtcaccttctcttatgcagttttatatttcattctcttgaattcaaaatgcattatttattgcATTACAGTAGTTTGTTTATCAGCCTTCTCTCAATTTACAGGTAAATACGTAATTTCATTAATTCGGACAACCTGGATTAAGGACTATTAGACCGGATTAATGAGGTTCTGCtgaagtacagtcggacctccatatatcgaatagcaaattgccggaaaataATTCAATATACAGAAATTTTGATAGatagaaatttttatatataggaacgatcttattttatcctaaaaatctcttaaaacattaaaattaaagctaattttcgtgtatgaaacctaatttctaatttatacgagcatcggatttaataaaagttaataactaaaaaaataacagaaattacatttttgcgccttcatacatcttcattctttgtcaattcaacttgatctgcaacattaggggattttcgatttgacaaatcgagagaaaagtaaaaaaaaatctacttaacttttactgcagctaaaacgactaggaacgacAATCAACAgaacaaaagggatgacttgaaactgattttacaatgttattggttacaactaagatatttgaaataaacttgagggaatttaagaattccagaacgaaacaacgacctatctacacacctctcaaccccagattccttatgagtttcgtagcaacctttagtgaacataattttctcccctaacctgtatttttcatgagacaaacagtctaaagaggaaaaaaatctacgaatgtctcgaaaaaaattcgatatatagagattttttcgagttatagaaacaatttttctatgtaatgaacatagaaatttgctgggatttcgatatatagaaagtTTCGATATGTGggagttcgatatatggaggttcgactgtattttgtttccatttcaaaattaaaatgtataaatgtatgaCTACATGTGATACTGAGGAAtactaaaaacaatttaaaaagtcGATGCATTACTTTTTCTCAATACAGAAGTATTACATGAGTTCATTTTCAACACACCTAATGCATTTTAATGTAATGCTTTAAATTgccctattgctttttttttccagataatgCTCAGAGGGCTACCATTTACAATGCCATCAATGACTACAATGCAAAAAATACCGGCACTAGATTCGTACCACGCAGCAATCAAAGAGATTACGTCATGATATTCAGTGGAAATGGGTAAGAAGGTTgattttactcattcaatcacttacttgaatatttttttaattgaaaaataacctAGTGAAAGGTATATTTTGTAATTTCACGCGCAGTCATTTTGTTTGAAGCTAATATAATTCCATGtcgtttctgaattattttttggCTTTTAGTTCACATAGTATCGTTTCAGATCAAAATTCGACCAATTGCGTTTTTTCTGTTCCATGAGACCTGATAGCATTCTTCACAGAGGCATAAAATACAAAcgattttataaagtttttacttttaaattataatttgaaaattgtactTCTATTAGTGTAAAAGTTTAGAAGcagcaaattttatttcattccgGGAATAGAGAATTTCTgcgaaaattttgcttaaaaatgtaattaaaagaaataaaaggaaaagaaaattgtcttGTGGGGCGCGGATTGATCCTAATAACTGTTGTGCAAATTACATAActctaaaaatgtaaaacataatgTGAGCCTaaagggaaaaaatgtaaaacaacaaaTAAGTTATgacgaaaaaaaatatcaaaataatatttGAGGAACTAGAAATAAAGACGTAAAGAAGTGAAAAATGTGTTAGAACAATCCAAAGTCGAAAAAGTCATTCcttgtaataaataataaatgcagtaattgaataaataaataaataaagatttttaaaacaatcattCAATCATTGAACCAACCAAGCTAAAATCTTTTATTCTTATAACGCCATTTATTAGGAGACTAAAAAATGTCATTAGAGCATCGGCCCCACTTGTAAACAGGTACGGAGTAGGTAGGCCGTCTTTGTCCCTAATACAGAAAGACGATAATTGGCTTAACGATCGAGAGATGGCGTTACTAGTCACCTCCTCTTCCACAATTTTTATAAAAGGTCAGAGGAAGGAGATTCTCTTTATCTACTCTATCATTTCTACTCTTGGTAAACTGGTTAACGACCAACCACAAAGCTCTCAGCTCACAAGTTTAATGAGCACGTACCCCGATTTTACTCGTTGAATCTTCATGGCTTTCTGCTATTAAAGttgtggagggaaaaaaaaatacagaaaaggattttaaaagtttagaaaaaaaaaatactctttttaaacaaaatttctttgtGAGTGCCAGACTTTGTATTCACACTGTATGTTAAAGATTGCAatgggggtcgtttccaaaattttaaaagtattttttttctgaaagatcatgctaaaaaacataggttctgaccattttttaaataatttgtttttgtttaataataatttttaaaaaattactttaatcgatgcgctttcattgtttatgtttcagtccgatgacatcacaaatgatgaaatgccattttgagTTGCTATTCgcagagcaaaatattaaattcgcatctctactcacgtgtactggcaacgatatggttgatagcaagcgtagagcgcaattttaattcgcttcttgattatcataacgtggaattgcggtagaaagatgcggcaaagtgcatcatttttgacgtcatcaagaccacgccttgtttcaaaaatcggacactttgaaaaattaattaaaaaataactgttggaaaaatgaaagtattttctgggtccatgttatttgtttgcttattctatcaatttctgtgacaaaatgtactacttttgactgaaggaaacaaccccattgaataTGATCATTACATTTTTCAGATCATTAAATTTTTACGCCCTTGTAAATTATAAAATAGGCAAGGGTAGTAAACTAGGCGATTGTGACTGTCTTGCATCGACTTTAAAAGAAACCATCTCTCTTTTACTACTTTCATCTGGTTTTTTCTCAGTATTATCACAGAGGTTTCAGTTTACACAGCGAACCGTTCTTCCATTTTAGGTGCTATTCCTACTTAGGAAGAATTGGAAATCAGCAAGCGCTGTCCCTGCAACGCAATGGATGCGTACACCACGCAATCGTTCAACACGAAATGATTCACGCTGTCGGATTCACCCACGAACAGAATCGTCCGGACAGAGACCATTTCGTCCGTGTTCTCTGGGAGAACATACCCCGAGGTAACTTACTTATTTTTGAACACTAATTTCATTCCCGGGGCATATTAAATGTTAAGTGCAGGTTCGAAACCGATGCTTTCGATTGAGTTTTGCTCCTCCATGCCACCTATGACCACTTGACACTTCACACCCTCAGAGATCAACCGCCCCTACCAGTTGCTCGGTTTAtcagttttaaatgctcagataaatctgagcaagcgggtctctgaggaactttatttaaatacataaaaatacagaaaaaataaattattatctgttacaattttgatttgctcttggcaaaaattttttggtaatttaacattaatatatgtaataaagtggacaaaaccaatgcataaaagctttacaatgataCAATTAAACACAAACGACATTAGAGAGTTGTTGCTTTACAGAAGATAACGTGTAAAAGCgtagaaaaaaaacctgaatttaAATGGTATTAActattgagaaaagaaaaaatctgtgTATTAATCAACGCCTTGAAACATGAAGCCTTCATTAGCCAATAGACTGAAAATCGAGTTAATTCTGATGCGGGTATGATGTTGTGAAAAggcaattaatatgtttttattgagtgaaagactaagattacgtctgatatgcaaatgcgatgttagtggacagaaaaaaaatgtaatgttccgGAGAACCTAATTCCCCGGAAGAGCAATAGCAGAATCAGAAAGGTTAAATCTGTGAAGATATTGTGGGAATGATCCATGGCCAGAAAGGAATATTGTCTCAAACCTACTTTTAATGCGGGGAGAACAACAAACGGTGGGGAAGAATTCGAAGACTCTACGTCCAGTATCCGCTTCATTCCACCTAAATTGCCAGTCATCTAATGCTGCCATCTATGACCAGGGGTGCCCTGATGGAGGTCACtgagacctcccaaaaatgtcctttaTTTAGCcaacgattcggcaaatttggagacataattgcaaTTTGTAAATGGCTGATTGTCCCTTTTCCTTAGATATACGCATTCTCGCACTGGAGTTCCACTCGGTAAACTGAGAATTTCCCTctccccaaaaatttaaattcgagGCGTCCTTGTCTCCTCCTCCGAGAGAGGCGTTACATAAACTGCTTATTTATTCCAAATCGTTTGGCGACAAATTAAAAGTCTCTCGGACACTGTTTCTGAAAAATTAGGGATAGAATTTGTGATAAAACTTCATTTTGGTGCAAAGAGTGTGAGGTGGCACTTAGCCTTGAGCTATGCTTTGAAATTCATATTACAAGCGCAATTTCaaagttaatttgaataaatataataaatagtgCACTGTGAAAAGAATTCCGAATTTTTCCTGGATGATAATGGGCAGCTTATGTATAATTTCTGCAAATAACATATTTtccaaaaaccaggaatgtttccCGCTAAAAGTAACCTTCGTAAAATTGAtttggaatctttctgaaaaaggacttaaaaaaaaaaatcaaatttaatatttgagTAAATGGCTTTTTAACGAAGGGAGCTGTGTTAGTATCAGAAAATGTTCTCAAATCCGTTCCCAAAAGAGTTAAAAAGTGCGCTGAACCAAATATGTGTTCTGAAAAGTGTCCCCAGAAGTGATTTGAGAACGGttccctttttagagcacttCAGGGAAGTGATTTTTAGAGCACTTTAAAGCCTCCAACATGCTTTAAAGTGCTCTAAAAATGGAGGACGAGTGTTCTGTCTAAAAAGTGTCCGGAGATTTGCAGTGCACCTAACATTTTCCGATTTTTGTTTTGCACAGAATGGCATTCGCAATACCGAAAAGGCAATTCTGGAGATTGGGTCACAACCACAAATTACGACTACTACTCGGTGATGCACTATGGAATGAGAGCGCCCGGAACAGGACGCAGGGCATTCCAGATCCTGAGGGGAGGCATCGACGAGAGGTACGTCGGACAGAGAGGAGGCATGACGGGTCTGGATGTGCAGAAGATCAGAAACGCATACAGGTAGAACACAGAAAATGGACGTCCCCTCAAGTCGAGTATTAATAACCTAAGCTGAAGGTTATTAATATTCCGACGCAATATGTTTATGTGCAATAACTCCACAgataaaattgtgaaaatgttagataataatGTCTTTTTCACagaagaaaataaagtttatttcattaaaagttgtttttgctgaatcttactaatattatatatgcgaaagtttgtatggatgtatggatgtatggatggatgtttgttactctttcacgcaaaaactactgaacggattttgatgaaactttacaataatatagcttatgcatcagaataacacatagggtagttttcgtcccgttatggggggcgaaacccc contains:
- the LOC129226573 gene encoding low choriolytic enzyme-like encodes the protein MFHEGVPLGDILIPKGEEELEEGDEEDESERAVLNFRKYGGNKWPNGVVPFAIANNHYNNAQRATIYNAINDYNAKNTGTRFVPRSNQRDYVMIFSGNGCYSYLGRIGNQQALSLQRNGCVHHAIVQHEMIHAVGFTHEQNRPDRDHFVRVLWENIPREWHSQYRKGNSGDWVTTTNYDYYSVMHYGMRAPGTGRRAFQILRGGIDERYVGQRGGMTGLDVQKIRNAYR